Proteins encoded together in one Microbacterium sp. ABRD28 window:
- a CDS encoding pyridoxamine 5'-phosphate oxidase family protein produces the protein MNETATPENDEQAKLRELLKKFRFAMVTTRAADGSLQAHPLTVQEAAFDGDLWFVIARHASAVQHVQADPRVGVSFSSNDAWLSLSGRAEVVTDDAKLRELWNAGVEAWFPNGPEDPEIVLLRFDAEGGEYWDSPGGRVATLLAFVKHKVTGERLEGENEKFDL, from the coding sequence ATGAACGAGACGGCCACCCCAGAGAACGACGAGCAGGCCAAGCTCCGAGAACTGCTGAAGAAATTCCGCTTCGCGATGGTGACCACGCGTGCTGCGGACGGTTCGCTCCAGGCCCACCCCCTCACAGTTCAGGAGGCGGCATTCGACGGCGACCTGTGGTTCGTGATCGCACGCCATGCGTCTGCCGTGCAGCACGTCCAGGCCGACCCTCGCGTCGGGGTGTCCTTCAGCTCGAACGACGCCTGGCTGTCGCTGTCGGGTCGTGCCGAGGTGGTGACCGACGACGCGAAGCTGCGGGAGCTCTGGAACGCCGGCGTCGAGGCCTGGTTCCCGAACGGTCCCGAGGATCCCGAGATCGTCCTCCTTCGGTTCGACGCCGAGGGAGGGGAGTACTGGGACAGCCCAGGTGGCCGGGTCGCCACCCTCCTGGCCTTCGTGAAGCACAAGGTGACCGGCGAGCGCCTCGAGGGTGAGAACGAGAAGTTCGACCTGTGA
- a CDS encoding DUF2834 domain-containing protein codes for MTRARDPWPPLAIAFLVLALAGLVATFVFNVWAVVQMRDFIGDLVSSGPAVSSITVDLLVVAIAACVVIVVEGRRLGMKRWWLYIVLSGITAIAFTFPLFLAMRERRLAAQRATDEAAPMG; via the coding sequence ATGACCCGCGCCCGCGACCCCTGGCCCCCACTCGCCATCGCCTTCCTCGTCCTGGCTCTCGCGGGACTCGTCGCCACCTTCGTCTTCAACGTCTGGGCTGTCGTGCAGATGCGCGACTTCATCGGCGACCTCGTCAGCAGCGGCCCCGCGGTCTCATCCATCACCGTCGACCTCTTGGTCGTCGCGATCGCCGCCTGCGTTGTGATCGTCGTCGAGGGGCGACGGCTCGGGATGAAGCGGTGGTGGCTTTACATCGTGCTGTCGGGCATCACGGCCATCGCCTTCACTTTTCCGCTGTTCCTCGCGATGCGCGAGCGCCGACTGGCCGCGCAGCGCGCGACGGACGAGGCCGCGCCGATGGGGTGA
- a CDS encoding acyl-CoA desaturase, with protein sequence MSSTVLEPRLGPVRQTYAGTAEFPPMARAYTDVAQIVRETGLLARARWFYALVGAAIALGFGACIAGFILLGDSWFQLLIAAALGILFTQVAFLAHEAAHRQILSSGPANDRLALILGNGVVGMSFSWWASKHTRHHANPNRVGKDPDIEIDTISFIDEDAATARGLRRAITRRQGYLFFPLLTLEGLNLHAIAFRHLFSRQPVKGRITELALLFLRFGVVLVPVFLFLPLGMAFAFLGVQLAVFGVYMGASFAPNHKGMPVIAKDAKLDFFSKQVRTSRNVSGGWWATVLMGGLNYQVEHHLFPNMPRPHLAKARDIVRDHCETLNVPYTETTLWRSYAIVIAYLNRVGLAARDPFDCPMTGTYRRV encoded by the coding sequence ATCTCTTCCACCGTCCTCGAGCCCCGCCTCGGACCTGTTCGTCAGACGTACGCCGGCACGGCGGAATTCCCGCCCATGGCCCGCGCCTACACCGATGTGGCGCAGATCGTCCGTGAAACCGGCCTCCTCGCCCGCGCACGCTGGTTCTACGCCCTGGTGGGCGCCGCGATCGCACTCGGCTTCGGTGCCTGCATCGCCGGCTTCATCCTGCTGGGTGACAGCTGGTTCCAGCTCCTCATCGCCGCGGCCCTCGGCATCCTCTTCACTCAGGTGGCCTTCCTGGCGCACGAGGCGGCTCACCGTCAGATCCTCAGCTCCGGCCCCGCGAACGATCGGCTGGCGCTCATCCTCGGCAACGGGGTCGTGGGCATGAGCTTCTCGTGGTGGGCCAGCAAGCACACCCGGCACCACGCGAACCCGAACCGCGTCGGGAAGGACCCCGACATCGAGATCGACACGATCTCGTTCATCGATGAGGATGCGGCGACGGCCCGGGGCCTGCGGCGGGCCATCACGCGGCGACAGGGGTACCTGTTCTTCCCCCTGCTGACGCTCGAGGGGCTGAACCTGCACGCCATCGCGTTCCGCCACCTGTTCAGCCGGCAGCCCGTGAAGGGCCGGATCACCGAGCTCGCACTGCTGTTCCTTCGCTTCGGCGTCGTGCTCGTGCCCGTCTTCCTCTTCCTGCCCCTGGGCATGGCCTTCGCCTTCCTGGGCGTGCAGCTGGCCGTCTTCGGCGTCTACATGGGAGCCTCCTTCGCCCCCAACCACAAGGGCATGCCGGTCATCGCCAAGGACGCCAAGCTCGACTTCTTCTCCAAGCAGGTGCGCACCTCGCGCAACGTCAGCGGCGGATGGTGGGCGACCGTGCTCATGGGCGGTTTGAACTACCAGGTGGAGCACCACCTCTTCCCGAACATGCCTCGCCCGCATCTGGCCAAGGCCCGTGACATCGTCCGCGACCACTGCGAGACGCTGAATGTGCCGTACACCGAGACCACACTGTGGCGCTCCTACGCCATTGTGATCGCGTACCTGAACAGGGTGGGGCTCGCGGCCCGCGACCCCTTCGACTGCCCGATGACGGGAACATATCGCCGCGTCTGA
- the msrB gene encoding peptide-methionine (R)-S-oxide reductase MsrB, whose protein sequence is MTNEYRKTPEAISALTDLQYQVTQRDGTEPPFRNAHWNNHDPGIYVDVVSGEPLFSSTDKFDSGTGWPSFTRPIDPEAVTTKTDWKMILPRTEVRSAIADSHLGHVFRDGPRDAGGLRYCMNSAALRFVPASDLQAQGYGAYRRLFENTQKENAS, encoded by the coding sequence GTGACGAACGAGTACCGCAAGACCCCCGAGGCGATCAGCGCCTTGACCGACCTGCAGTATCAGGTCACGCAGCGCGACGGCACCGAGCCGCCGTTCCGCAACGCCCATTGGAACAACCACGACCCGGGAATCTACGTCGACGTGGTGTCGGGAGAACCGCTGTTCTCCTCCACCGACAAGTTCGACAGCGGAACGGGATGGCCGAGCTTCACGCGCCCCATCGACCCCGAAGCGGTGACGACGAAGACGGACTGGAAGATGATCCTGCCGCGCACCGAGGTGCGGTCGGCGATCGCTGACAGCCACCTCGGGCACGTCTTCCGAGATGGACCGCGGGATGCCGGTGGGCTGCGCTACTGCATGAATTCCGCCGCGCTGCGCTTCGTGCCTGCATCGGACCTGCAGGCCCAGGGGTACGGCGCATACCGCAGACTGTTCGAGAACACCCAGAAGGAGAACGCCTCATGA
- a CDS encoding AAA family ATPase encodes MLAFDDPLPRRPRRVAVAGVSGAGKTTLAARIAEVTGAPHTEIDALFHGAGWTERPEFLDDVGRLVAGESWVTEWQYATARPLLTARADILVWLDLPYWSCVFPRVVRRTLRRRLRREELWNGNIEPALHTFFTDPEHIVRVSIGTRHKYDERIPRLARDDTAPAVIRLRSQNEVDQWVDGPLRASARLS; translated from the coding sequence GTGCTCGCCTTCGACGATCCCCTGCCCCGCCGCCCGCGCCGGGTCGCGGTGGCAGGGGTGTCGGGGGCGGGGAAGACGACGCTCGCGGCGAGGATCGCAGAGGTCACCGGCGCGCCGCACACCGAGATCGACGCCCTCTTCCACGGAGCCGGTTGGACCGAGCGGCCAGAGTTCCTCGACGATGTCGGGCGGCTGGTGGCGGGGGAGTCCTGGGTGACCGAATGGCAGTACGCGACCGCGCGTCCTCTCCTCACCGCGCGTGCCGACATCCTGGTCTGGCTCGACCTGCCCTACTGGAGCTGCGTGTTCCCCCGGGTCGTGCGGCGGACCCTTCGGCGGCGGCTCCGCCGCGAGGAACTGTGGAACGGCAACATCGAGCCTGCGCTCCACACCTTCTTCACCGACCCCGAGCACATCGTGCGCGTGTCGATCGGCACCAGGCACAAGTACGACGAGCGGATTCCCCGACTGGCCCGCGATGACACGGCGCCGGCGGTGATTCGTCTGCGTTCGCAGAACGAGGTCGATCAGTGGGTCGATGGACCGCTGCGGGCCAGTGCGCGACTCTCCTGA
- a CDS encoding GNAT family N-acetyltransferase, giving the protein MTSHTLPDGAVLRRAQPGDEPGILDAISALAVYEREPDAVENTVEALTASLFGPEPRVFAHVVERDGAIFGIAIWFLTYSTWTGTHGIWLEDLYVHDVARGRGYGRALMQALADECVERGYARFEWTVLDWNEPSIGFYRAIGALPMEEWTSQRLSGDALRALAQTAPERG; this is encoded by the coding sequence GTGACCTCGCACACCCTCCCCGATGGTGCGGTTCTCCGCCGCGCCCAGCCCGGCGATGAGCCGGGCATCCTCGACGCCATCTCCGCCCTCGCGGTCTACGAGCGAGAACCCGATGCGGTGGAGAACACCGTCGAGGCGCTGACCGCTTCGCTGTTCGGACCCGAGCCGCGTGTCTTCGCCCACGTCGTGGAACGCGACGGGGCGATCTTCGGCATCGCGATCTGGTTCCTCACTTACTCCACCTGGACCGGAACGCACGGCATCTGGCTCGAGGATCTCTACGTGCACGACGTCGCCCGGGGCCGCGGCTACGGTCGCGCGCTCATGCAGGCGCTCGCGGACGAGTGCGTTGAACGCGGGTACGCACGGTTCGAGTGGACGGTTCTCGACTGGAACGAACCCTCGATCGGGTTCTACCGGGCGATCGGCGCCCTGCCGATGGAGGAGTGGACCAGCCAGCGTCTCAGCGGTGACGCCCTGCGAGCCCTCGCGCAGACCGCTCCCGAGCGGGGATGA
- a CDS encoding DUF2945 domain-containing protein, with the protein MTKDLKKGDRVSWSTSQGRTQGTVVERRTKDFQFAGQKFTASDDEPAYIVESEKSGDKAAHKGSALRKLS; encoded by the coding sequence GTGACCAAGGACCTCAAGAAGGGCGATCGCGTCAGCTGGAGCACGTCGCAGGGACGCACCCAGGGCACGGTGGTGGAGCGTCGTACGAAGGACTTCCAGTTCGCCGGCCAGAAGTTCACCGCCAGTGACGACGAGCCGGCGTACATCGTCGAATCGGAGAAGAGCGGCGACAAAGCCGCACACAAGGGCTCCGCGCTGCGAAAGCTCTCCTGA
- a CDS encoding cold-shock protein, with product MATGTVKWFNSEKGYGFIAPDDGSADLFAHFSAITGEGFKELHEAQKVEFDAERGPKGMQAANIRAL from the coding sequence ATGGCCACTGGCACCGTGAAATGGTTCAACTCCGAGAAGGGCTACGGGTTCATCGCACCCGACGACGGCTCGGCCGATCTCTTCGCGCACTTCAGCGCGATCACCGGTGAGGGCTTCAAGGAGCTCCACGAAGCGCAGAAAGTCGAATTCGACGCCGAGCGTGGCCCCAAGGGCATGCAGGCTGCGAACATCCGCGCACTCTGA
- a CDS encoding HNH endonuclease signature motif containing protein produces the protein MDADEKRRRAEDKRAGVFADELAKLRRRRAALEAKETRLLADAYALTLEQRSRIGSVSSRERDMPLRSMALELGMAVRVNDRAMQTQMHDAHELIELFPQTMEALVEGRVTRAHAQVIQDAGRVIEDANDRAAFERIVLVEAERQTVPRTKKYALQRAAVLDPRPLQERHDTAIRERRVWVTDLDDTLSTLTILGGNVYIHGAFNRLTGQGTTIKDVDRAKRRKYAATQGEADAPEEETAEPWFDDRSLDEIRCDLALDMLLAGSPVIDPTDGAKGGLGAIRAEVQITLPITTLTGVTGSGAELNGVTPVDPETARRMAGTARVWDRVMTDPISGVVTAVDRYQLHPSQTRFLNARDVTCRTPGCRRPAKLCDKDHSRDFALGGPTSNDNLCSECVRHHTLKHATNWHVEQLPGGVLKFTSPGGKNYNSHPPSRVAFVPTDDDGLTVAPF, from the coding sequence GTGGACGCGGACGAGAAGCGGCGGCGGGCGGAGGACAAGCGCGCCGGGGTGTTCGCGGATGAGCTGGCGAAGCTGCGGAGGCGTCGGGCAGCGCTCGAAGCGAAGGAGACCCGGTTGCTCGCCGACGCGTACGCGTTGACGCTTGAGCAGCGGTCACGAATCGGGTCGGTGTCGTCGCGGGAGCGGGACATGCCGTTGCGGTCGATGGCGCTGGAGCTCGGGATGGCGGTGCGGGTGAATGACCGGGCGATGCAGACCCAGATGCACGACGCGCACGAGCTGATCGAGCTGTTCCCGCAGACGATGGAAGCCCTGGTCGAGGGGCGGGTCACGCGGGCGCACGCGCAGGTGATCCAGGACGCCGGCCGGGTGATCGAGGATGCCAACGACCGGGCGGCGTTCGAACGCATCGTGCTTGTGGAAGCGGAGCGGCAGACGGTGCCGAGGACGAAGAAGTACGCCCTCCAGCGTGCGGCGGTGTTGGACCCGAGGCCGTTGCAGGAACGACATGACACGGCGATCCGGGAGCGGCGGGTGTGGGTTACCGACCTGGACGACACCCTGTCGACCCTGACGATCCTGGGCGGGAACGTGTACATCCACGGCGCGTTCAACCGGCTCACCGGGCAGGGCACCACGATCAAGGACGTCGACCGCGCGAAGCGGCGCAAGTACGCCGCGACGCAGGGTGAAGCGGATGCGCCGGAGGAGGAAACGGCGGAGCCGTGGTTCGACGACCGGTCGCTGGATGAGATCCGCTGCGACCTCGCCCTGGACATGCTCCTCGCCGGGTCCCCGGTGATCGACCCCACCGACGGGGCGAAGGGTGGGCTCGGCGCCATCCGGGCCGAAGTGCAGATCACCCTCCCGATCACCACCCTCACCGGCGTCACCGGGTCAGGAGCCGAGTTGAACGGAGTCACCCCGGTCGACCCGGAAACGGCCCGGCGGATGGCAGGAACCGCGAGGGTGTGGGACCGGGTGATGACCGACCCCATCAGCGGGGTCGTCACCGCCGTGGACCGATACCAACTGCATCCCTCCCAAACCCGGTTCCTCAACGCCCGCGACGTCACCTGCCGAACACCCGGATGCCGAAGGCCCGCGAAACTCTGCGACAAAGACCACTCGAGGGACTTCGCGTTAGGCGGACCAACGTCCAACGACAACCTCTGCAGCGAATGCGTGAGGCACCACACGCTGAAACACGCCACGAACTGGCACGTCGAACAACTCCCCGGCGGGGTGCTGAAATTCACCAGCCCCGGAGGAAAGAACTACAACAGCCACCCACCCTCACGCGTCGCGTTCGTCCCCACCGACGACGACGGACTCACCGTCGCCCCCTTCTGA
- the msrA gene encoding peptide-methionine (S)-S-oxide reductase MsrA, whose protein sequence is MTSGPTDTGAITHLPGTETAVLAGGCFWGMEDLIRRQPGVLQTRVGYTGGSNDHATYRNHPGHAEAVEIVFDPSQTTYRDILAFFFQIHDPSTLNRQGNDIGTSYRSAIFPLTPEQERVARDTIADVDASGLWPGKVVTTIEPSGPFWEAEPEHQDYLLRIPNGYTCHFPRAGWVLPRRSEATSTV, encoded by the coding sequence ATGACCAGTGGACCCACCGACACCGGAGCGATCACCCACCTCCCCGGCACCGAGACCGCCGTCCTCGCGGGCGGATGCTTCTGGGGCATGGAGGATCTGATCCGCAGGCAGCCCGGGGTCCTGCAGACCCGCGTCGGCTACACCGGCGGGAGCAACGATCACGCCACCTACCGCAACCACCCCGGCCACGCCGAGGCGGTGGAGATCGTCTTCGATCCTTCGCAGACGACGTATCGCGACATCCTGGCGTTCTTCTTCCAGATCCACGACCCGTCGACGCTGAACCGTCAGGGCAACGACATCGGCACCAGCTACCGTTCGGCGATCTTCCCGCTGACCCCGGAGCAGGAGCGGGTCGCGCGCGACACCATCGCCGACGTCGACGCCTCGGGCCTCTGGCCCGGCAAGGTCGTCACGACGATCGAGCCCTCAGGACCCTTCTGGGAGGCCGAGCCCGAGCACCAGGACTACCTGCTGCGCATCCCGAACGGCTACACCTGCCACTTCCCGCGCGCAGGGTGGGTCCTCCCCCGCCGCTCGGAGGCGACGTCGACGGTCTGA